One genomic window of Corallococcus silvisoli includes the following:
- the mtnK gene encoding S-methyl-5-thioribose kinase, translating into MALSVPAGYEPLHARSLPGYLAGLPPLAARLGGRPEDWRVHEASDGNVNQVFRVHGPSGDVCVKQSLPYVRLVGESWPLALERIDFEHLALLEHGRHTGRRVPEVLHHDPRLFLIVVECLTPHIILREGMTRGIRYPRFAGQVADYLARSLFFTSSLALSAEEKKGQVAAFCANTAMCRIMEDMVFTEPYQVHPRNSWTSPALDGLAAELRADVPLKLAAFRLKRHYLDTAEALIHGDLHTGSIMVTQEDTRIIDQEFAFCGPMAFDVGSLLAHLLLGFFSQEGHSTAREPREDYAEWVLEAVEALWSSFHDTFLQLWDAHGLGAGDPAVLLTTEAERSALLQERRAFLQRLLEQSMAYAGAELLRRVFGLAHTLDLERIADLERRAACEARCVQLGRSLLVETGRFRTLFDVTAAARALVARPRREQVA; encoded by the coding sequence ATGGCGTTGAGCGTTCCCGCAGGATACGAGCCCCTCCACGCGCGGAGCCTTCCGGGCTACCTCGCGGGCCTTCCTCCGCTCGCGGCGAGGCTGGGAGGGCGTCCGGAGGACTGGCGGGTCCACGAGGCGAGCGATGGAAACGTGAACCAGGTGTTCCGGGTCCACGGCCCGTCTGGCGACGTGTGCGTCAAGCAATCGCTGCCCTACGTTCGACTGGTAGGCGAGTCCTGGCCGCTCGCGCTGGAGCGCATCGACTTCGAACACCTTGCCCTGCTCGAGCATGGACGGCACACGGGGCGGCGCGTCCCGGAGGTGCTGCACCATGACCCGCGCTTGTTCCTCATCGTCGTGGAGTGCCTGACGCCGCACATCATCCTGCGTGAGGGGATGACGCGCGGCATTCGCTACCCTCGCTTCGCCGGGCAGGTGGCGGACTACCTGGCGCGGTCGCTGTTCTTCACCTCCAGCCTCGCGCTGTCAGCGGAGGAGAAGAAGGGGCAGGTGGCGGCGTTCTGCGCGAACACCGCCATGTGCCGCATCATGGAGGACATGGTGTTCACCGAGCCGTATCAGGTGCACCCGCGCAACAGCTGGACCTCGCCCGCGCTGGACGGACTGGCCGCGGAGCTGCGCGCGGACGTGCCGCTGAAGCTCGCGGCGTTCCGACTGAAGCGCCACTACCTGGACACCGCCGAAGCCCTCATCCACGGCGACCTCCACACCGGCTCCATCATGGTGACCCAGGAGGACACGCGGATCATCGACCAGGAGTTCGCCTTCTGTGGGCCCATGGCCTTCGACGTGGGCTCGCTCCTCGCCCACCTGCTGCTCGGCTTCTTCAGCCAGGAGGGGCACTCCACCGCCCGCGAGCCCCGAGAGGACTACGCGGAGTGGGTGCTGGAGGCGGTGGAGGCGCTGTGGTCCTCCTTCCATGACACCTTCCTCCAGCTGTGGGACGCGCACGGACTCGGCGCCGGTGACCCGGCCGTGCTGCTCACCACGGAGGCGGAGCGCTCGGCGCTCTTGCAGGAGCGGCGGGCCTTCCTCCAACGGCTGTTGGAACAGAGCATGGCGTACGCCGGTGCGGAGCTGTTGCGCCGCGTCTTCGGACTGGCGCACACCCTGGACCTGGAGCGCATCGCGGACCTGGAGCGCCGCGCCGCTTGTGAAGCACGCTGTGTCCAGTTGGGCCGGAGCCTGCTCGTCGAAACCGGTCGCTTCCGCACCCTCTTCGACGTGACGGCGGCGGCCCGGGCGCTGGTGGCGCGTCCTCGGCGCGAACAGGTGGCGTGA
- a CDS encoding flavin monoamine oxidase family protein — protein MEVAIVGAGVGGCYLGYRLTHDGSPRLRGRVGLYEASGRVGGRLWSVELPGLPGGHAELGGMRFHDQLHLVSDLIQHLGLGAQVEDFHFGQPENFTYVRGGRFRQRELTAEALAKHPGVLPYRLRPSEQGRGIAELEAWGVEAALPGFGSLRSRYHAAFDAGRWDEAGALAEEYARSKDGALLDGARLHEQSWWSLLTLVLGQEAIQLLQDTGGYDGLAANGNASDWLDVLFHAPVSGRYRCLTGGFDTLPRALHERFLSAGGTTRPRHLLRRIDRSTAPEGGRAYVLHFECPDRDGQSPRWRRVRARAVMLALPQHALARLDPETFLLQDPGVRHGLESVRGVSAVKLFLAYPFPWWERMGVTKGRSTTDLPLRQLWYWRGTTPESSGPGLLLAAYASGTDAEYWSSLRSGEPFPDAPGGSGPIQLPNVAPASRRMVARAHAMLLELHGVEDAPLPIAARCQDWSTSPHGAAWHVWREHAVSREVIPAMRRPLADEEVFIVSDCWSHDPGSVHGSLGAAECTLQDHLGLAWPSWLRREGTRLGPRDLKARHLPEGGTPWR, from the coding sequence GTGGAGGTCGCCATCGTCGGTGCGGGCGTGGGCGGGTGCTACCTGGGCTATCGCCTCACGCATGACGGCTCACCTCGGCTCCGGGGCCGGGTGGGGCTCTACGAAGCCTCCGGCCGCGTGGGTGGGCGGCTCTGGTCCGTGGAGCTTCCGGGACTGCCGGGGGGCCACGCCGAGCTGGGTGGGATGCGCTTCCATGATCAGCTCCACCTCGTGTCCGACCTCATCCAGCACCTGGGACTGGGCGCGCAGGTGGAGGACTTCCACTTCGGGCAGCCGGAGAACTTCACCTACGTGCGTGGCGGCCGCTTCCGGCAGCGCGAGCTGACGGCGGAAGCGCTCGCGAAGCACCCCGGCGTGCTGCCCTACCGCCTGCGTCCATCGGAGCAGGGACGGGGGATCGCGGAGCTGGAGGCGTGGGGGGTGGAGGCCGCGCTGCCGGGGTTCGGGTCCCTTCGCTCGCGCTACCACGCCGCCTTCGATGCGGGGCGGTGGGACGAGGCTGGGGCGCTCGCGGAGGAGTATGCGCGAAGCAAGGACGGGGCCCTGCTGGACGGCGCACGGCTGCACGAGCAGTCATGGTGGAGCCTGTTGACCCTGGTGCTGGGCCAGGAAGCCATCCAACTCCTCCAGGACACCGGCGGCTACGATGGGCTGGCGGCGAATGGCAACGCCTCCGACTGGCTGGACGTCCTCTTCCATGCGCCGGTGTCTGGGCGCTACCGGTGCCTCACCGGGGGCTTCGACACGCTGCCTCGCGCGCTTCACGAGCGCTTCCTCTCGGCGGGAGGGACCACCCGGCCGCGACATCTCCTCCGACGCATCGATCGGAGCACCGCGCCGGAGGGGGGCAGGGCCTACGTGCTCCACTTCGAGTGTCCTGACCGCGATGGGCAGTCACCGCGCTGGCGCCGGGTGCGGGCCCGGGCGGTGATGCTGGCCCTCCCACAACACGCCCTGGCTCGCCTGGACCCTGAAACCTTCCTGCTCCAGGACCCCGGGGTGCGCCACGGCCTGGAGAGCGTGCGTGGGGTGTCGGCCGTGAAGCTGTTCCTCGCGTATCCCTTTCCCTGGTGGGAGCGGATGGGCGTCACGAAGGGGCGCAGCACGACCGACCTACCGCTTCGTCAGCTCTGGTACTGGCGTGGAACGACGCCGGAGTCGTCCGGCCCCGGGCTGCTGCTCGCGGCCTACGCCAGCGGAACGGACGCGGAGTACTGGAGCAGCCTGCGCTCGGGCGAGCCCTTCCCCGATGCACCCGGTGGCTCCGGCCCGATCCAACTCCCCAACGTAGCGCCCGCCAGCCGGCGCATGGTGGCGCGAGCCCACGCGATGTTGCTGGAGCTCCACGGCGTCGAGGATGCGCCGCTGCCCATCGCCGCCCGCTGTCAGGACTGGTCCACGTCACCGCATGGCGCGGCATGGCACGTGTGGCGGGAGCACGCCGTCTCGCGCGAGGTCATCCCCGCCATGCGGCGACCCCTCGCGGACGAGGAGGTCTTCATTGTCAGCGATTGCTGGTCGCACGACCCGGGCTCGGTCCACGGCTCGCTGGGTGCGGCGGAGTGCACCCTGCAAGACCACCTGGGGCTGGCGTGGCCGTCCTGGTTGCGCCGCGAGGGAACCCGCCTGGGGCCTCGCGACCTGAAAGCCAGACACCTTCCAGAAGGAGGAACACCATGGCGTTGA
- a CDS encoding glycosyltransferase family 9 protein, with translation MDIRTDCLHFNGYKPCGPHKERGVHCGGCTSYQPATGNVLIIKLQAAGEVVRNTPLLRAIQRQHPGARIFWLTNHPELIPRREVFKVLRFDLAGTLTVMDLKFDLLLSLDKDVEACALANRVDARVKKGFTQKDGVILPFDEDSQRKWRTGVFDDLMKANRKHYVEELFEICGYTFQEEEYLLPEFEVPSVPLAPGKQVVMLNTGAGSQWKPRLYSPARWTELALRLKDSGREVVLVGGPEEHARNEEISAAAGVHYFGVQPFAGFIGLLSLADVVVTSVTFAFHAAVGLRKRIVLLNNTFNKHEFYMYGRGTVLEPEVPCLMCYKQDFDARCAQRDCMDLISPERILRAVGEV, from the coding sequence ATGGACATCCGGACCGACTGTCTTCACTTCAATGGCTACAAGCCTTGTGGGCCCCACAAGGAGCGGGGCGTCCACTGTGGGGGCTGCACGAGCTACCAGCCCGCGACCGGCAACGTGCTCATCATCAAGCTCCAGGCCGCGGGCGAGGTGGTGCGCAACACCCCACTCCTGCGGGCCATCCAGCGCCAGCACCCCGGCGCGCGGATCTTCTGGCTCACGAACCACCCGGAGCTGATTCCCCGGCGCGAGGTCTTCAAGGTCCTCCGCTTCGACCTGGCCGGCACGCTGACGGTGATGGACTTGAAGTTCGACCTCCTGCTGTCCCTGGACAAGGACGTGGAGGCCTGCGCGCTGGCGAACCGGGTCGACGCCCGGGTCAAGAAGGGCTTCACGCAGAAGGATGGCGTCATCCTCCCGTTCGACGAAGACAGCCAGCGCAAGTGGCGCACGGGGGTGTTCGACGACCTGATGAAGGCCAACCGGAAGCACTATGTCGAAGAGCTCTTCGAGATCTGCGGCTACACCTTCCAGGAAGAGGAATACCTCCTGCCGGAGTTCGAGGTCCCCTCGGTGCCGCTGGCTCCCGGCAAGCAGGTGGTGATGCTCAACACGGGCGCTGGCAGCCAGTGGAAGCCGCGCCTCTACTCGCCGGCCCGTTGGACGGAGCTGGCCCTGCGTCTGAAGGACTCCGGCCGCGAGGTCGTGCTGGTGGGCGGGCCGGAGGAGCATGCGCGCAACGAGGAGATCTCCGCGGCGGCGGGCGTCCATTACTTCGGCGTCCAGCCCTTCGCCGGGTTCATCGGCCTGCTGAGCCTCGCGGACGTGGTGGTCACGTCGGTGACGTTCGCGTTCCACGCGGCCGTGGGGCTGCGCAAGCGCATCGTCCTGTTGAACAACACCTTCAACAAACATGAGTTCTACATGTACGGGCGCGGCACGGTGCTGGAGCCGGAGGTGCCATGTCTGATGTGTTACAAGCAGGACTTCGACGCGCGCTGCGCCCAGCGTGACTGTATGGATTTGATCTCCCCGGAGCGCATCCTCCGCGCGGTGGGTGAGGTCTGA
- a CDS encoding aminotransferase family protein, translating to MLFHRRFEHRYPRIIRGQGAYLHDDEGHVWLDAVGGAGVAILGHGLEELALQAAESMRHVSYLHGTQFTTMDLEAYGERLVALAPDNISHVLLMGSGSDAVETAIKLAYQYYAGKTGTRRKRKVIATQPGYHGATGLALAVTGKPRDRLLFQGLLHEQCFVPAPDGYRRPEESGEACAEALERKLLEEGPENCLAFIVEPVIGASMGIGVPPPGYLQRVREICDRHDIALIFDEVMCGFGRCGEWFASSLSGVKPDIIIQGKGMAAGLVPLSAVYASRTLVEGIHRDGGNFAHGFTFTNHSVAASIGLRVLEHVEQHGLLARVRRQGEALRERLRELTALSWVDDVRGLGLFCGFELVADKATRRAFPRSAKLAERVLQRAMARGGNFYFSIGYLPDGSGDSILAMPPYNVTDAELDHLVDILRGTLMDLDPEVQALACDRA from the coding sequence ATGCTGTTCCACCGCAGGTTCGAACATCGCTACCCGCGCATCATCCGGGGGCAGGGCGCCTACCTCCATGACGACGAGGGCCATGTCTGGCTCGACGCCGTGGGAGGCGCGGGAGTGGCCATCCTGGGACACGGCCTGGAGGAGCTGGCCCTCCAGGCCGCCGAGTCGATGCGCCACGTCAGCTACCTCCACGGCACCCAGTTCACGACGATGGATCTGGAGGCCTATGGCGAGCGGCTGGTCGCGCTGGCCCCGGACAACATCTCCCACGTCCTGCTGATGGGCAGCGGCTCGGACGCGGTGGAGACGGCCATCAAGCTGGCGTACCAGTATTACGCCGGCAAGACGGGCACGCGGCGCAAGCGCAAGGTGATCGCCACCCAGCCCGGCTACCACGGGGCCACCGGCCTCGCGCTGGCGGTGACGGGCAAGCCGAGAGACCGCCTGCTGTTCCAGGGGCTGTTGCACGAGCAGTGTTTCGTCCCCGCGCCGGACGGCTACCGGAGGCCGGAGGAGTCGGGCGAGGCCTGCGCCGAGGCGCTGGAGCGAAAGCTCCTCGAAGAGGGGCCCGAGAACTGTCTGGCCTTCATCGTCGAGCCGGTGATTGGCGCGTCCATGGGCATCGGGGTTCCGCCGCCCGGCTACCTCCAGCGGGTGCGGGAGATCTGCGACCGCCATGACATCGCGCTCATCTTCGACGAGGTGATGTGTGGTTTTGGCCGCTGCGGGGAGTGGTTCGCCTCCTCCCTCTCTGGCGTCAAGCCGGACATCATCATCCAGGGAAAGGGGATGGCGGCCGGGCTGGTTCCCCTGTCCGCGGTCTACGCCAGCCGCACCCTCGTGGAGGGCATCCACCGGGACGGCGGCAACTTCGCTCATGGCTTCACGTTCACGAACCACTCGGTCGCCGCGTCCATCGGCCTCCGGGTGCTGGAGCACGTGGAGCAGCACGGCCTGCTGGCCCGCGTCCGGCGTCAGGGAGAGGCGCTGCGCGAGCGGCTGCGGGAGCTGACCGCGCTCTCGTGGGTGGACGATGTGCGGGGGCTGGGGCTGTTCTGCGGCTTCGAGCTGGTCGCGGACAAGGCCACGCGCCGAGCCTTCCCACGGTCGGCGAAGCTGGCGGAGCGGGTGCTGCAACGGGCCATGGCCCGAGGCGGCAACTTCTACTTCTCCATCGGCTACCTGCCGGACGGCAGCGGTGACTCCATCCTCGCGATGCCACCGTACAACGTCACGGACGCGGAGCTGGACCACCTCGTGGACATCCTGCGCGGCACGCTGATGGACCTGGACCCAGAGGTCCAGGCCCTCGCGTGCGACCGCGCCTAG
- a CDS encoding AAA family ATPase, whose translation MSAGPEGAQVTVLCGWPLSGKSETAARVGRELGAHVVDVDVLARAGLGLPEEDWWTTDAGRRRNLNRMAMAYELLHQAVRIHLEVAEPKRSLVVVSTYSRPSSWRFLQAVMAPHPGVRFKVLWLRPADDSPEAVRELLGRRAGAGYCGGCTTPAEYFDVKARFVPPPLPHRVVDTWFRHTPEACAQRALDYVLAP comes from the coding sequence ATGAGCGCGGGGCCGGAGGGAGCGCAGGTCACCGTCCTCTGCGGCTGGCCGCTCTCCGGCAAGAGCGAGACGGCCGCGCGGGTGGGCCGGGAGCTGGGCGCCCACGTCGTCGATGTCGACGTGCTGGCCCGCGCGGGCCTCGGGTTGCCGGAGGAGGACTGGTGGACCACCGACGCGGGCCGGCGGCGCAACCTCAACCGGATGGCCATGGCCTATGAGCTGCTTCATCAGGCGGTGCGCATCCACCTGGAGGTCGCTGAGCCGAAGCGCTCGCTCGTCGTCGTCTCCACCTACTCTCGGCCCTCGAGCTGGCGCTTCCTCCAGGCGGTGATGGCGCCGCACCCGGGGGTCCGGTTCAAGGTGCTGTGGTTGCGGCCCGCGGACGACTCCCCGGAGGCGGTGCGGGAGCTGCTGGGCCGCCGCGCGGGCGCTGGCTACTGCGGAGGGTGCACGACGCCCGCCGAGTACTTCGACGTCAAGGCGCGCTTCGTCCCGCCGCCGTTGCCCCACCGGGTGGTCGACACCTGGTTCCGCCACACCCCCGAGGCCTGCGCGCAGCGGGCCCTCGACTACGTCCTCGCGCCCTAG